A window of Prionailurus bengalensis isolate Pbe53 chromosome E1, Fcat_Pben_1.1_paternal_pri, whole genome shotgun sequence genomic DNA:
CTTCCTGGCCCTCCGTGCACATGCTTTGTGATCAGTTCAGGGGCCGGGGGGCCAGACAGCTGGGCGAGAGAGCTGAGAAGGCAAAAGAATGCCGTTTCCCCAGCTCTCCTGGGGGATCGTTCTCTTCTTACAAAAGAAACGCGGCGGAGGAGCGATGAGGATGCTGCCTCTGCAGCCCCCAGGTCCTGGTGATGAGGGATGCGGCCGTCCTCCTCCCCGGCTCCAAGATGCTCTCTGTCCCCAGGCACCATGAGCAAAATCGGCGAAGTCGTGCAGCGGGCCAGGGCCGCCTTCAACTTGGGCAAGACGCGCCCGCTGCAGTTCCGGATCCAGCAGCTGGAGGCGCTGCGGCGCATGATCAAGGAGCACGAGAAGGACATCGCGGGCGCGCTGACAGCGGACCTCCACAGGGTGCGCCAGAGcgtgagacccccccccccccgccccgtttgTAGCCCTGTCCTGGGGACACGACACCCCGAACGTCGGGTCTCCTCATTCTCCCAGCCCTCAGCCCCACGCAGGGCCACCTGGGTTCCCCTAACCAGAGAGCATCCCAGCTTGGCCTCCCAGAGGGCCCTCCCTCCCCGTCCATCCCTCACCCTGAGCGAAATCAGACACCTCCAAATTCTCAACCCCTTCGCCTTGCTGCCCCCAAGTCGCCTGGCCCTGCCTCCACCCGTTCCATTTTTGCCTTGGAGGAGAGCAGAGCGACTCTCGAGCTCATGTCCCTCCTGTTTCACAGTCCTTtgctgctgtatttttttttaacttttttttctttaagtttatttatatgttttgagagagacagagagagcaagcaggggaggggcagagagagaaagggacagaagatccgaagcgggctttgtggtgacagcagacagccggatgcagggctcgaactcataaaccctgagatcatgacttaagccgaaatcaagagtcccaggcttcacggactgagccacccgggcccccgCTGCTGTATTTTTCAAATCTCTGGTTCCTCATCTTAAAACAAAAGCTTCACGACTTCTGCGTTGCTTCTCACAGCCAAAGTTCATggaagtgttttattttcctgctgtctgctcctcctttcccctcacccctgcagcatggcttcctccccacccactccaGGAGGATCCCTTGAAGGCTTggcctgctccctctctcccccgctGAGAGTTTCTCCTggattttttcctctctttggcAGCCTTTAACCTGTACCCATTTCTTCAAGGTGGCCTTCTTAGGGCTCgtcctgagttcaagtctcatTTTAATCTATAAATTCCTGGACCCTCCTCAGCTCActtccgcaccccccccccccgccattaaTGACCTTCAAATCACCCAGGTCTGAGGTCCTTTTAGGCACCATGAATTTGGCATGTGCAAACTGCCCGGgccctccacactgtcagaaagGGGCCCTCGCAGACCCACTACCCCAGCGGCAAATCCTCAGCTCTGCCCGCAGCCCCACTGTGCCTTCGGTAGCCCGGACCCCTGGCCTGGGGAGCGCACAGTAGACAGCCCCATCACCCTGGCAGCTGAACATGCCAGGCTGTGTCCAACGTGCCCACCCAGCATGTGAAGTACTAAAAATGCTCCCATTTTCGAGATCTGGAGACTGAGGTTAGGACAGGGTGGGCAGCTCGTTCAGGGTCACACGTCTAGGGCCCAGTGAGCCAGGACCACAGGCAGCCCCGGTGACTCCCTGAGCAGAGGCCTGGCGGCACGGCCCTGGATCTCTGACCGGGGAGCTCACACGGAGCACCCCCACCTCGCCACCGCAGAATGAGTGGAACGCCTACTACGAGGAGGTGGTGTATGTCCTGGAAGAGATCGAACACGTGATCAAGAAGCTCCCCGAGTGGGCGGCGGACGAGCCCGTGGAGAAGACTCCGCAGACCCAGCAGGATGAGTGTTACATCCACTCGGAGCCCCTGGGCGTGGTCCTCATCATCGGCACCTGGAACTATCCCTTCACTGTCACGGTCCAGCCCATGGTGGGCGCCATCGCTGCAGGTACTCGGGCTCTGTCTCGGGAGGGCGTCAGGAGGGATCACTGTCCCAGCCCAGTGGAGCCAGAGATGGGGTGGAGCTGGGGCTCAGGGAGTGGTGTGATGGGTCTGAATTTCCCCAGAGGCTTCAGGGAGCAAACTCTTTAGCCGGCCCCCCTGGTGCCCGAAGCCCGGCCTGGCTCAGAAGTGACCTCGGCCCACCCCTTTCTGCCGGCCGTGTATGCGGGGCCGGGTGGCTCTCAGCTTAGATGCATCTGGGCTCACCAGTCCCACCAGTTGGGACCAGCTCTGCTCTCCCATCAGGGCCCaggcccttccctcccttctcttccccctcctcccgcATCTGAACTCCGCAGAGGGCGGATGGTGCAGCTTCTGTGGGTGCCTGCCCTCTGCTCTTCTGTCCGTTCCGCCAAGGACGCAGAGAACGGAGGGGCTCCCGGCGTGGTCACTGGGAGGGCAGGGCCCTGACTCTGCGTGCTCTGCAGGGAACGCGGTGGTCATCAAGCCCTCGGAGCTGAGTGAGAATATGGCGAACCTGCTGGCCACCGTCATCCCTCAGTACCTGGACAGGGTGAGGTGCTCCCCAGGTCTTTGGGGGTTGAGAAATAGTGAATTTTTGCAGCAAGGGGCTAAGCCTTGGGTTGGGGCCAATGACAGCCGGCCTCTCCCATTGAGGTGAATGGAGTCCCGGGGTCAGGAGAGGGGGTCTGTTTGGTGATGGCCGGGTGGGCAGGGCGAGGAGGAAGTGTTGTGGTCTTTTCTGAGCCCCGCCTTCTCCTTGCACGGAAGGATCTGTACCCGGTGATCAATGGGGGCATCTCTGAGACCACAGAGGTCCTCAAGGAGAGATTTGACCACATCCTATACACCGGGAACACCGCTGTGGGCAAGATCATCATGATGGCCGCAGCCAAGCACCTGACCCCCATCACCCTGGAGCTAGGGGGCAAGAACCCTTGCTATGTGGACAAGGACTGTGATCTGGATGTCGCCTGCAGGTGAGTGGCCATTCTGGCTGCCCTCCAGCTCACGCAGACCACAGTTCTGCCGTGAGGGACACAGATATCGTCCCTGCCCTCACGGTGTCTGCGGTCTTgggtgggagctgggggtgggggtggggtaccATACCCACAAAAGAGGTGCAAGGCAGTCTGGGAAGGCTTCCAGCAGGAGAGAGGTCGAGCCAGAATCCTTTCACATCCCACGTGCGTGGCCTTCCAGGGTGTGGGGACCCCGAGCAGAGATAACACCTGGCCATGCAGGGCTCAAGGGCATGGACAGAGAGGCACAAGGTTGCCCACCCCAGACATCTCCCAGAAACCCCCCACCAGTCACTGATGAGGTTAGCACGTGTGATGCCATCGGCCCTTGTAAACACGTCCAGGGACATGCATCTGCTCAGTCCAGTGTCTAGAAACCAGTGGGACGTTAGGGAGCCTCTGGCTTCTGGGTACCTGAGAGCTCTCCCCCAGTGCTCAGCCCCTCCTACCTTGACCCTGAGATAATGGAATAAGATGTTTGTCCGAGGGAGCCTCCCATGCCTCGCGGGATGCAATCTAATCTGGAATTTTCACAGACGCATCGCCTGGGGGAAATTCATGAACAGTGGCCAGACCTGTGTGGCCCCGGACTACATCCTCTGTGACCCCTCCATCCAGAACCAAATTGTGGAGAAGCTCAAAAAGTCCCTGAAAGTGAGTGTTGGTCCCTGGGGCTGAGTGAGAAGCTGCAAGGCAGTGAGGTGGGTCTAGACTTTAGAacacactggatttttttttttcccctggtcaTCAAAATAATCCACACTCACTGTAAATAATTTGGGAAAGGTTataaaagggggtgcctgggtggctcagtcggttaagcgtccaccttcggctcaggtcacgatcttgaggttcgtgggttcgaggcccgcgtcaggctctgcgctgacagctcggagcctggagcctgcttgggattctgtgtctccctctccgtctgcgcCTCCCACACTCacgttctgtgtgtctctctctgaaaaagaaacattaaaagaaagttttcagaAAAGGTTATAAAGGAATAAGACGTAAAGAAACAAAAGCTCCAGCTAGAAACCCACCGCCTCGACAATCACTGCCACCTTCCTCGTACGTCCCACACTCTTCCTCTCCGTGAAGACACACATTCGATCTTCTGACAACGTCCACACAACCGTGCACAGATTTCTTTCAAATAATGCTGTCTCGCAGCTGTTCATACGCCGTGAAAGTTTGGAGCACTGCAGGTGCCATGACAGCTCAGCAGTCCTGGGCTAGGTGGTGCCCCTGGGTGCTCCCAGGCCAAGGTCGCCCCTCAGCCCATGGCCAGGATGAGGGTCCACGTCCTCACCTGAAACCTGTCACCTCTTGTCCGCAGGAGTTCTACGGGGAGGATGCCAAGAAGTCCCGTGACTACGGAAGGATCATTAACTCCCGGCACTTCCAGAGGGTGATGGGCCTGATGGAGGGTCAGAAAGTCGCCTACGGAGGCACTGGGGACGCGGCCACCCGATACATCGGTGTGTGTGCTCgcccttggtgtgtgtgtgcgtgcgtgcccGCTGCCAGGGTCCCCGCGGGTGGACAGCTATCCTTGAGGAGCAGACGCGATCCAGTGGgcctggcgggggagggggtcgGGGGGATGCTCCGGGGGTCTCGGCAGGCAGGGACTGGGCACGACTCCCGGGAAGCCTATCCCCAGCCCAGAAGCCCTCTGCCCACCAGGCCCAGGCGGCATCAGCAGGGGGTCTGAACGGCAAGGCCCCAAGAGTAACGAGTGGCCAGCTGGAGGGGCTCCCCGGTGCCCAGGCTTGAAGGTCACCCGATGTGACCCCGCTCGGCCCCCAGCTTGTCGGAGACTGAAGGGCTCTGGCAGGGGCTCAGGTGGCCAGCGGGGCACAGTGCCCGCCCGCTCCAGATGTGGACCCTGGGTTTCCCCCACGTGTAGGTTAATCCACAGTTCTCTCCTTGGTCTGCTGTGATGGAgcccaggcaggggtggggggggctcacCCGCGCCCCACCCGAATCCTGTACAGGAATTGAAGGAAGAAGCTAGGTGCCTGGGCTTGCAGGGCGGGTGGGGGCCTCTGCACCCGCTGACCCTCGCTTGTTTCCCGTCCCAGCCCCCACCATCCTCACAGACGTGGACCCCCAGTCCCAGGTGATGCAGGAGGAGATCTTTGGGCCCGTGATGcccattgtgtgtgtgcgcaGCCTGGAGGAGGCCATCCAGTTCATCAACCAACGGGAGAAGCCCCTGGCCCTCTATGTGTTCTCTCTAAATGACAAGGTAGGCCTGGGGTGCCCTCCTCCCagggtcctgggggggggggtcccgacACAGCACTCACGTGAACAGGATCCAGGGGTCCACGGGCCAAGGTTCAAATCTCAGCGTCACTGCTTAccgctgtgtgatcttgggcaagtcacttaacctttcggAGCCTCTTCGTCCTCCGCTCTGAAACCAGTCCATCGACTTGACCCCCAAGGCTCTGGGATGTGCCcagacagagtggggaggggcctggggggtCGGGGAAGGAGACTGAGGCGGGGGTGGGGCCGGCGGCTGTTGCAGGTGATTAAGAAGATGATTTCGGAGACCTCGAGCGGCGGCGTGACGGCCAACGACGTCGTTGTCCACAACTCTGTGCACTCCCTGCCTTACGGGGGTGTGGGTGAGTCTGGGGCTGAGCTCactgcctgcctgccccctccAGGTGTCCCCCCTCCACAGCCCTGAGTTGGGAGTTCAGGAGGGACCAGAGCAGCCCTGGGCCTCAGACCCCCACTAACCTCTCCTGTGTGAGCCTCTGGCTCCGGCCGGCACATCCGTCAGCCATGTTCGACCTTGAGACCCTAGAGGGTCCTAACGGTCACCTGGTGCACCAGTCCTGCTTCAGGGAGGCCCTGAGAGAGGGGACATGGCCCGGAGGTCCCACAGCTGAAACAACTCTTCTGAGCACCTTCTGTTGTCCCCAGCGTGGACGTGTCCCTTGGGGCATCCGCCAGGGATCGGCCACCCCCGGGAGGCTCAGAGAAAGGGCACGTGAGGCTGGTCGGCAGGGTCTGGGGGTCTCGGGCCACCGGGGGCTGAGCCAGCTCCTCCCCGCAGGGAACAGTGGCATGGGGTCCTACCACGGCAAGAAGAGCTTTGAGACCTTTTCCCACCGACGCTCTTGCCTGGTGCGGCCTCTGCTGAACGATGAGTCCCTCAAAGCCAGATACCCCCCAAGCCTGGCCAAGGTGAGAGGTGGGGGCGGAGGCTGTTGGGGAGACTCGGCTGCTGGGAGCCCCTGGGCCCACGCAGGACACGGGCCTCACTGCCCCCTTGTGTCCTCTTCGCAGATGACCCGTCACTGAAGTGCTGCATGCACCTGGCTGGCCTCCCCGCGCCGCACCCCTGCCCCTCTGTCCAGCCCTGGGAGAATTGCTCCCGGAGCCCCCCTCTTGCTCCCCTGAGGATCACTGCATGCCCCCACTCCCATCTGGGCCCCGGGCCTCACTTCCCCAAGTCCCCGCCCCCTCGCTGGACACGTAGAGACCAATAAAAGTTCCCCAGCCGGACCAAGGAGTGTGTGCGCCTGCTTCCTTTGCAGCCCCTGCATCCTCCCCGGTCCCGTGCCCCCGCCCCagccagttctcatcccaacttGCACTGAAGGCCTCCCCAAAGTCCCGCGTTGGCCCCCAGAGCCCCGAGGCAGGAGCCACTGGTGTCCTGGAGCCATTTATCCTGCATCTCGACTTGGGGAGTGAGCTCCGTTTCTGGTGTATCCAGCGAAGGGGTGACCGAGGGGGCTGTCTTGATGGCAAGTGGCTCGGAAACTGGAGGCCAAAGTGCTCCTCTCACATTGGGTTTGGCACCCAGGGCAGGGGTCCCTCGGTGAGACCATGCAGGGGTCAACTCGAAACCCTTGGGTGATTTCCGAGCGCAGCTCCTGGGCAGAAGCCCCCtacaccccccgcccctccccacccaggaccCACAGTGCCTGACAGTTCTTGGTCAGGGACCGCCTGGGCCCAGGGGTCTGGCCTTGGAGGCCTGAAGAGCTGGGACAGGGTCCGGGGAGGATGGTCTGAAGCAAGAGCCAAGAATCAGCCCAACCTGGCCAGCAGGTGGACAGGGGTAGGTGGGGGAGAGACCTGCTGAAGCGAACCGGGTTCATGGCAGGCTGGCGCCCCCTCCTGGCGGCAGGTCACAATGACTGGGGCTGGCCCCTCTCTGGGGTGAAGGTGGTGGTGCTCACAGGAGCCTTGACTGTAAAAGCATGGCCGTCCTCCcggcaccacccccaccccccccccccacctccggtGCCAGAACGTCCTCGCTCCCAACAAAGGCCAACCCTCCACTTGTCCCAGGGCCACCTGCCTCTCTCCACCTTGCCTGCTCCTGACCTTGACTCTCATCGTTATCCCCCTTGGAGCTCCCCTCCATCACTGGTCCCCCTTCTGTGCTGGATCATTCCCAGCCTCTGATATCTCACATCttatttctcctccccccccccgcccccaaacccaAATACAACCTCAAATAAAAGCCCTTAAGCTGTTACCTGGGCTTCATCCCCTCCACTTGAGGGGAAGCGGAGGGGGACCAGGCAGAGGGTGAAGTTTTGTACTGCTTGGATGTTCACTGGGTGCACCATTTCCTTATTTTGCAAATATCCAATTTACTCATGCAGCCCAAATCCTCCCCGGAACCTCTGCCCCTCTAATTAGTGCCTCCTTTCCCCACTCTCCTGCCCAAGAGAGACTCCTCCGGACAGTGGGTTATCTGCTCTCGGACAGCCCAATGCTtccacggagccagccaggtgagcCTCTGTCACCTCCGCTCCGCCGAAACTGCTCTCGTCTGGGCACCGCCAACCCCCAAGTGGGCAGACTCACCGTCCCACCGCCCAGCCAGCCTTCCCAGCCCCGCTGCCCGGTGACCCCTCCGTCCAACACCCCTCACCTCCGGGGTCCTGGGACTCCATGCCTCGACTCTCCTACCCTCTTTCCAAATGAAAGTCTCCAGTTCTGGCTCTGAGCTCCTAATCCATATATCCAGCTGCCTACCTGACATAACGAACTTGgagtcttcccccccccccccatgtttatttatttattttgagaggcaggaagggcagagagagagggaaggagggaatcccgagcaggctccgcgctgtcaccacacagcccaacgcagggctccgtTCCAGGAACAgggagctcatgacccgagccgaaatcaagggtcggccacttaaccggctgagccacccaggcgcccctgaacttggATTCTTAACACGAACGTATTGCTAGCAGGCCTAGGACAGAGCTCTTGATTTTCCTCTCTAAGCCAACGTGGCCTCATCCCTCAGAGGACGGCTCAAGCCTAAACCTGGGAGGCATGCTGACTCCCTGCTTTTCTTTAGGGCCAAGACCTCAGCAAGGCCCCCCGGggagtgggaggggtgggggagggtgcctCCAGGTAGCGCCCAGGTAAGTCCTGCTCTGCCTTCTCACCATCACACTCCTGGTCTGGGTACTACAGAGAGCCTCCCGAGTGGTGTCCTTTCTTTTGGTCTTGCTCCCCTCCGGTTCATTCTTCCCTGGGCACCCAGAGGAGATTCCTAGACCAAAAATCAGACCATGCCACTGCCAGggcagataattaaaaataagaggcttCATCCCctcctgtcaaaaataaaggaacaggtTTTTCTCCCTTCCGTTTGCTTACTTCCGAAAACTTGTCAGGGTATGTTCTTTCTCGGCCTCTTTGAAACCTGCGtaagtctttttaaaagctaAGAAAGCCTCCAGCCAGCCTCATAAGCCGGGtgctcttcttccttcccaaggACCTGGGAGCGACCTTTTTGAAACGGGAACAGCCAGCGAAACAGCGCCCCCTGTCTCCCAACGTAGGAGCCGCACTTTACCAGCACCTTGCTCCAAGTCGCAGAACTGCCTCCTGTCGTGTAGACGTTTGTCCTCTGGATGAAGCCAATTAGTTAACACAGATAGTGTCCCCGAATACCAGCCGAAGTTAGGATGACCCTTGTGAGACGAATGGTGCTGTGACGTCCTCTTATTGGAGGCCTAGTCATACTTCATCTTGAGAACGTGTGTGATGGAATGTTCCGCCTGGCTGCGCAAGGAGGTGGGATTCCTTTCCGTCTTGGCCACGTCCTAGCAGATTGCCTGTGGGGTGCCTcacattctgctttattttttttttaactttattgattttgagagagcgagacagagggagcacaaggtggggaggagcagagagcgagggagagagacagaatcccaagctgcctccgcactgtcagcacagagcccggcgcagggctcgaactcacgaaccgtgagatcatgacctgagtcgaaatcaaagAGTCAATCAAAGAGTCAgtttgcctctcaaaaataaagaaaactaataaaaaacctttttttttttaatgcgagCACTGACCTCTGTCGTATTCACCGTATATCCCTAGAGGCTAAGTCAGTGACTAgctcatagtaggtgctcaacaaatatttccgtGAATGAATTTACACGACGTCATTGGGGTTTGGTTGCTCCAAATTCCCATTCTTCCTGCCATCTTCTCATCTGAAATTACCTTACTTTAGGTGACTATAAGCTCACATGAGCCAACTCTAGAATAAAACAGCCAGAAACTGAAAACATCTTCACAGTAAAGACAAcaccctgggggcgcctgggtggctcagtccattaagcaacttattcttgatttcggctcaggtcaccatctcagggtttgtgaattcgagccccgcaacgggctctgggctgactgcgcggagcctgcttgggaatcctctctctctgcccctcccctgctcattctctctctctcaaaataaataaataaacttttttttttaaatgtttatttatttttgagacagagagagacagagcatgaacgggggagggacagagagagagggagacacagaatccaaagcaggctccaggctctgagctgtcggcacagagcccaacgcggggctcgaacccacggacttggagatcatgacctgagctgaagtcggaggtttaaccgactgagccacccaggtgcccctataaataaataaacctaaaaaaaataataatcaaagacCGATCAAAGACCTGATCAAAGACTTCAGGTCCCTTGTCTTCCCAGAGGCATCGCTCTGATAAGTGAGAGAgcagagccaggggtggggggaaggaggaagcccacttccttctctccttcagcACCCACCGGCAGCCCCACGCAGTAAGGCTTGTGAGCCCGTTTATAGGTTAGGAAACCGAGGTTCAGGAAGCATTGTCACTTGGTCTCACTTCACTGTGCCCAGCCACAGGTACCGCGTCCCTAGGGCATCTGCTCTTTCCTGATACTACAGAAATGTCACCTGCAGTGACGTTTTGAGTGGCTCCCTAAAACCCTTGCAGCGGGAGCTGTGCAAAGAGCTGGAAATACCCAACTCAGACAAAAGAAGCCTCGGGGCTTCCAAAGACTTGATCCGCGTTATTCCAGAGGGAACCTTTACAGCAGACAGGTAAAAACccggattctctttctccttccccttccttttctctccattctccttctccccttctttgtCGCTATCATTACAAAGCTTACCACGGACCATGTAACCTGTCTTATTCCAAATGTCCCAAACCCAACCCATACTGGTCGAATCCTCTTTTCAAACTAGATTTGAacccaagagaaaaacaattggaaaaaaaaaaaacccacaaaaacctgATCTTGTCCCAACACCATGATTCAGTCTATTGTTGTTCTTTCTACCGGTTTTCTTGGATGAAGAAATGAGCTGGAAAACAATATTTGCACAATTACGATTCAACCTTCCCAAACAATTGCCATTGTCCCGAACACAAATGGCCAAGAATCGTCACAACGCACGTGTTACCAAGGAAAATCAGGTGACATTTCCAGCTTGCTGCTCGCAATGGGCACCTGTCACCTCCCAGTTCCTGGCCCCGTAGCCACATTAGCAAAATGATCCTTTGGTTCCCTTGTTTGGCTGCTTCTAGCGTTTAGAGTCTCAGATTAGAAAATCATTTTGTGCTAGCCGTAGCCTCTTCCAAACGATAAAGTGTTGTTGTCATAAAACGGGAAGAGTTCCTTCAcgcgttcgttcattcattcaacaaacactgagcGGGCGGTGTTGGGTGGTGAAAGAAACAGACGAGGTCTGTGCTCTTGACCTTACGGTCGATGGGAGTGTCTTGGTCAGGGTGGGCTGGGTTATGCTGGGGTAACAAGTTAACTGCGGAACTTCGTGGCTGGGGACGGGCAATAAATGCATGAAGCAACAGACAAGGAAAACACCCGGGAAAAGGCGGCGCTGGGCCGATAATGGAGAACCTTCTGGGCCTTTTAAAGGTGACCATTTAAGGGCGCATCACACACCCCTTGTCATGGACCCCAGGGACCTAACCGTGACCTGCGGTGGTTCTTGTCCCTCCCCTTACCCCCAGGTTGGCCCTGTGTCATCCTgggccttccccctccccacaccatCTCCAGGGCCCTGCACGCCATGGCCAGGGCTCCCCTCTGGGTCTCCTGCCACGTCTGAGGTCAGGCAATGGGGAAACCCACCATACTTCCCTCAGGGAGTCTGGGAGGACGGCAGACGGCGGTTGTGGACGCCCGTCTCCAGCTCTGATTCTGAGGTCCCCTGGGCCCTGCCATTTCTGGGGGCCAGCCCCTTCTCTGAGTGCCCTGCTTCTTTAGGAACTGCTTCTCTGCAGTCACCGTGACTGGTTTGGACCGACGGTGTGGACCACGGTGTCCCCAGCAGACTCACTGTTGCCTGAGGAAAGTCCACCCCTCCCTCTTTGTAACAGAATCCCTGTTTCATTCAGAtgttcaccgccccccccccccccgggacagGTGACTTTGTCCTCAACTTAGAGACAAATACCAAATAGTTGAAGCCAATAGTTCTCCAACTCTGGTGGCATGCTAGAATATTATAATTTTCGGGACTTCTGAAAAGATAGTAACGCCTGGGATGGtgaacttaaacattttttttaattctttcttttttcctttttttccccaagtttgtttatttatttttgagagagagtacacaagcaggggagggtcagagacagagggagagacccagaatccgaagcaggctccaggctccaagctgtcagcagagagcccgacgcagggtttgaacccacaaaccatgagatcacaacctgagcagaagttggacattcaactgactgagccacccagcgccctttttattttttttaagtgtttattttatttttgagagacaagtgatcaggggaggggcagagagggagggagagagaagatcaaaatcggactctgagctgacagcagagagcccaatggggggctcaaacgcatgaacctCAAAATCACGACTTgggtggaagtcagacactcaaccaactgagccacccaggtgctccctaattctttatttttcaatatttgctattgtttattttatttattttgagaaagagagagagtgggggagagacacagagagagagagaagaatcccaagcaggctctgcactgtcagcacagagcctgacacggggctcgatcccatgaaccataagaccacaacctgagccaaaatcaagagtcggatgctcaaccgactgagccacccaggggccccgttttcttccttcctttctttttctttctttccttctttctctctttctttctttctttctttcaaaaaaagcAGTGTGAGGTTCACATCACATGGAGTATatagtacagagatttcccataagCCCCCTGCCTCCACCCATACACAGCCTCCCCTGTATCAATATATGCATTTGTTATGACTGATGAACCTGCACAGGCATACCATTATCATGGATCCTGAGCTTTGATTCACGTTCCAGGGTGCAGCCTGGGCATTaatatgtttgggttttttttttttgtttaagttccCCAACTGATTCTAATATACTGTCAGGGTTGAGAGCCCCGACGTAAGCCAATAATGAAGTGTGTTTTCCCAGCCGATGACTGATTCAGGATGAACATGGGATCCAGTTGTGGGCGACAGGGTCTGAGAGGAGGTCTACTGGGGGATTCTGGGAATAGTTTCTTCCCTGATAAAAATAGAAGCACACGAAGGAATGACTTCTCTTCTTAGAGGTTGGTGTGTCTGGACGTGACAtttggacacttaggctgctgcCCCCAAACTCTGTAtcctgtggggtgcctgagtggctcggtcggctaagtgtctgacttcagctcaggtcatgatcttgcggttcgcgagttcgagccccacgccgggctctgtgctgacagctcggagcctagagcctgcttgggattctctgtctccctctctctctctgctcctgcccttctctctctctctctctctctctcctctctctcaaaaatacatacacattaaaaagaaagaaagaaagaaagctgccaG
This region includes:
- the ALDH3A1 gene encoding aldehyde dehydrogenase, dimeric NADP-preferring, with amino-acid sequence MSKIGEVVQRARAAFNLGKTRPLQFRIQQLEALRRMIKEHEKDIAGALTADLHRNEWNAYYEEVVYVLEEIEHVIKKLPEWAADEPVEKTPQTQQDECYIHSEPLGVVLIIGTWNYPFTVTVQPMVGAIAAGNAVVIKPSELSENMANLLATVIPQYLDRDLYPVINGGISETTEVLKERFDHILYTGNTAVGKIIMMAAAKHLTPITLELGGKNPCYVDKDCDLDVACRRIAWGKFMNSGQTCVAPDYILCDPSIQNQIVEKLKKSLKEFYGEDAKKSRDYGRIINSRHFQRVMGLMEGQKVAYGGTGDAATRYIAPTILTDVDPQSQVMQEEIFGPVMPIVCVRSLEEAIQFINQREKPLALYVFSLNDKVIKKMISETSSGGVTANDVVVHNSVHSLPYGGVGNSGMGSYHGKKSFETFSHRRSCLVRPLLNDESLKARYPPSLAKMTRH